The Hyalangium ruber genome includes the window GCTGTGCCGTGGCGGGGGTGTCCAGGTTGCTCAGCAGCGAGTCGACGACGCCCACACGCACGCTGTGCAGATGCTCCCGAATCTGTGCATGGTGTGTGGACGAGAGGGCGATGGGAAAGAGCTGCGACAATTGAGCATCCATTATCGACTCCAATCCAGCAGAAGCACGGAGCTGTGTGAAAGGCGGAAGAGCAACGACTGCAGGGCTTCATGCACCTCGGCCCGGGGCATTGAGAGTTGCTCGAGCACCTCGTCGACGAGCTGGCCGAAGGAGCGGCCATCACACCGCTCGAGCACGAAGGCCTCGAGCGCGGTGAGGGGAAGCCGGCGGACGCCGACGGGGTCCGCGTAGCAGAGCAGGGCCGCCACGTCGGGAGGCTGGACTTCGCCGGTCAACAGGGCTGCCTGCTGCGCGTCGAGCAGGAGGTGGTGGGGGGTGAGCATCGGACGCCGGCGGTCCAGGTCGACGCGCAGGGCTGCGTCATGCGCTTCCCGCAGCGGTGCCAGCTTCGACTGCGGCAGCGGGGCGAAGGCGGACATCTGATGCACCAGTTGGAGGAGGTGGAAGAGCTCCCGGTCCAGCCACTGGCAGGTGCGAAGGTCGCCGCGCAGGGGCTCGGCGATGCCCCCGGCGTTCTCCAGGAGCGCTTCGGCCACCTCGAAGAAGGTCCACTCCAGCTCCGCTGGCTCCGAGGGCGGTGGCGGAATCAAGGCCGTGAGGCGCGCGGCCAGGTCCCAGGCCCCGCCCGTCACGAGTCGCCGCAGGGTGGTGGGTGCGAATACGGCGGCGGGGGACTTGTTGGCGGACAGCGCGCACCGCTTGACCAGCGCGCGCAGGTCCTCGTGCGAGTGGGAGACGACGTCCCGCGCCAGCGCGAACGGCCGCAGCCATTCGGCCAGCCCTGCCTGGGTCCAGCGCAGCAGGCGCGTGGGCTTGTGGGGGTTGTAGCCGGTGAAAACGGTGGCCAGCAGCGCGGAGGGGCGCCGGATCTCGGGCGCAGGCGGAGGCCGCCGCGACGCGGGTTGCAGGGGAGTGCAGCCCTGCGTCCGGTGCTCCTGGTAGGCAAGGCGGTAGGGGGGGCGCTCGGTTATCAGCGTGCGCGTGTCCAGGTGCTTCGCCGCCAGCGCCAGCCAGTCCGCCAGATCATGGGGGTAGCGCTCCAGCACGCCCACCTGGGGGCGCGCCGCCAGCGCGAGCGAGCCGCCACACGTGGCGACGCGCGCGGGCTCCAGCCACCGGACGAAGCCCAGCGCCTCCACGCCATCCATCTGGTTCCAGAAACCCTGCCATTGGAGCGAGGCCCCCGTGGGGACGAAGGCCACATCCACGCGGCCGCGGAAGGGCTTCAGCGCGTCACGGGTGACGGGGGTATCCCTCACATCCACGCCATCGAAGACGAGGACGTCTGGAGTCTCGACGAGGAAGCAGCACTGCTCCTCGCCCTCCGTCGAGGCCGCGGCGGGGATGATGTGGACCCGCACCCCCTCCTTGAGTTCGATGACGTCCCCCGGGCGAAAGGCATGTACCCGGTGGAAGCCCAGCGACTTCAGCAGGAGCTCCGGCCCTTCGGCGCACGAGCACGTCCTGGGGTCCTCGTCGAGGAAGTAGATGGCTGTCTCGGGCGACAACCCCAGCAGGCTGGGCGGGTGCAGGTGGTCGTCGTGGCCGTGTGAAAGAAAGACGGCGTCGATGGTGTCCGACTCCGGCAGGAGCCATCGCGGGCAGGTGGGCAGTCGAAAATTTCCATCCTGCCGGACGAGAATTGGGTCGATGAGCAGCCGCAGCGGTCCCCGTCGGATGGCGAAGGACGTGTGACCAAGATGCTCGACCCAGGTTTCCACTTGTCTCGACCTTTCTGATTTTCCAGAGGCTAGGGGGAAGGCGATTCTTCCGTCAATACGTTGACTATTCGCGGGACTGCGGTCTCTCGCGGAGCCGCGTGTCCAATCCATCGCATCGCGTGGAGTCGCGTAAGGTGGCAGGCGCTATGGCCTCCATTCGCTCTACCGCGCTCTCCTTCCTCGTCGTGCTCGGCTTCGTAGCTGCTTGCGGAGATAATTCCCCCACACCCGTTCCTACACCCGACGCGTCTGTGCCAGTGATTTGCGACAGCGTCGGCGTCGCGCTGTGTGGCGGCTCCTGTGTGAGCATCGAGAGCGACCCGGCTCACTGCGGTGGTTGCGACAACGCCTGCGGGACCGGCGAGGCGTGTGTGGGTGGCGTCTGCGCCGCGCTCTGTCAGATCGACGGCAAGCAGGTCGCCCCCGGGGTGCTGAACGCGGCGAACTCGTGCGAACAGTGCGTGCCGGCGACGTCGGCGACCACGTGGACGCAACGCGCGGACGGGGCGTCGTGCAACCCGGGACAGGTTTGCTCGGCCGGCGCGTGCAGCCCGAAGTGCTTCATCGACGGCGTGGTCTACGCCGCGGGTACGCCGAACCCGGCGAACGCCTGCGAGACGTGCGTGCCGGCGACGTCGACGACGGCGTGGACGGCGCGCGCGAGCGTTCCGCTGCTGGTCGGCGGCGACGACATCACGGCGCAAGGCTGGACGACGATCGCGCAGGCGCCGAACACGCTCACGTACGGCGCGGACTACGTTCGCCTCGCGACGTCAACGAACAGCGGAGGGAGGACGAGCGGGCAGTTGCTCATCGCGCGGGCGAACGCGTTCGACGCAACGAAGCCGTTCAAACTCCAGGTGACGATGCAGGTCGAGTCGGTGAACACCCATAACCAGTTGGACAGCGGCGCGGCCATCTTGGGGAGCTTCACGCCGCCGGCCGGCAACAGCACGGATCGTTCGCAGATGATCTACCTCGACAGCGCGGCGATCGGCTGGGCGGACGACACGCAGGCCGCGGCGTTCTCTGTGACCGACGGCGCGTATCATGTCTACGAGCTCGCGGTGGATGCCGCGAAGGTGGCGACGGTGAGCATCGACGGCGTCGCGAAGCTCACGCGGAACAACTTCACGACGACCGGCACCATCGCCATCGGCGACCAGACAAACGACCCGAACGTCGACGGAGCGGTGCGGATCAAGTCGGTCGAGCGGCTCTGCCCCTAGAAAACTCGTGGCACGCGGCTTCCCCCAATGCTCGTCGCCAGGAGGAAGCCTGAGAGCGCATGCCAATCTTCAGCGGCTAGGGCCGTCCGGCGGCTCGCTCAGGGCAGCGCCGTGCGTGGCGATGACGCGCGAGTAGAAGCGCGCGCTGTCCTTGGGAGTTCGCTTCAGGCTCTCGAAATCGACGTGGACGATGCCGAACCGCTTGGAGAAGCCGAGCGACCACTCGAGATTGTCGAACAAGGACCAGAGCATGTAGCCGCGCACATCGATTCCCTGCTGGATGGCGGTATGGACGGCCGTCAGGTGCTTGCGCAGGTAGTCGATTCGCAGCGGATCCCGGATGCGGTTGCCCTCGGCGACTGGAGGGTCGAAGAAGGCGGCCCCGTTCTCGGTGATGTAGATCGGAATCGGGCCGTAGCGCTTCTTCACCATCTCGAGCGTGTCGATGAGGCCCTGTGGGAACACCTCCCATGTCGTCTCGGTGTACGTGGCCTGCTTCTGCCGCACCGGCGCGGCCCGCTGTGGCCAGGAGCGCTCGTCGAAGCGCGTCACGTTGCGCGTGTAGTAGTTGATGCCGAGGAAGTCGATGGGCTGATGGGCCAGCTTCAGCGCCTCTTGTGACCAGGGCTCCCACGCTGCGCCGAAGACCTCGGTCAGCTCGCTGTCCGGACACGTTCCCAGCAGCGCGGGGTCGAGGTACTGCCGGTTCATGTACGCGTCTGCTCGAGCGGTGGCCGCCAGGTCGGCTGGGCTGTCCGAGGCGGGGTACTTGGGCTCGAGGTTCACCACGAGGCCGATCTGGTTCTTGCCCGTGGCGCGATAGGCCTGGACCGCCGCGCCGTGCGCCCGCATGAGGTTTCGCGAGGCGATGGGTGCCTCGTAGAGATTCTTGTGACCCGGGGCGAGCGCGCCGTGCAGATAGCCACCGTCGGACACGACCCACGGCTCATTCAGTGTCGCCCACTTCTTCACCCGGTCGTCGAGCCGGCGGAACAGCGTGGCCCCGTAGTCCGCGAACCAGTGCGCGATGTCGGGATTGAGCCAGCCGCCGAGATCGTCGAGAGCGGCAGGCAGGTCCCAGTGAAAGAGCGTGATGATCGGCTCGATGCCGTTCTTCAGCAGCTCATCCACGAGCCGGTCGTAGAAGTCGAGGCCGGCCGGGTTCACGGCGCCCTTGCCCTGGGGCAGGATGCGGCTCCAGGCGACGCTGAAGCGGTAGGCCTGCATCCCCAGCTCGCGCATGAGCGCCACGTCGCTCGCGTAGCGCCGGTAGTGATCGCAGGCCACATCACCGGTGTCGCCGCTGGGCGTCAGGCCGGGGGTGTGCAGGAAGCGTTGCCAGATGCTGGGACCCGCTCCGTCGGCGAGCGGCGAGCCCTCGATCTGATAGGCCGAGGTGGCACTGCCCCAGAGGAATCCTCGTGGAAATTCGATGGTCTTGGTCATTCCGGTTCGATGTGGGTGGGTGATCTCAGAGGCGGCGGTCGCTTCGGCGCGACTTCATCCCTTGATGCTCCCCGCGAGGAGCCCTTGGATGTAGTAGCGCTGCAGCACCAGGAACAGCACCAGGACAGGTAACACCGTGATGACGCCGCCGGCCATCATCAATTCGCTGTCCTGTACGTGCTCTCGCGTCAGGGACGCCAGAGCGACGGGGAGCGTATGGCGATCGTCATCGGTGAGCACGATGAGCGGCCACAGGAAGTCATTCCAGGATCCGAGGAAGGTGAAGATCGCCAGGGTCACCAGAATCGGGCTGAGCGACGGGAGCACGATCGACCAGAAGAGGCGGAGCTCGCCCGCTCCGTCGATGCGACCCGCCTCGAGCAGCTCGTCCGGAATGGAGAGCGCGTACTGTCGCACGAGGAAGATGCCGAAGATGCTCGCCACTGACGGGAGCAGCACGCCCAGGTACGTGTTGACGAGCCCCATCTGCTTGAGCAGCAGGAACAAGGGGATCATGGCGACCTGTCCAGGGATGATGAGCGCCCCCAGCAGGAGCCGGAAGATCCGCTCGCGGCCCGCGAAGCGCAGCTTGGCGAACGCATAGCCCGCG containing:
- a CDS encoding MBL fold metallo-hydrolase, coding for METWVEHLGHTSFAIRRGPLRLLIDPILVRQDGNFRLPTCPRWLLPESDTIDAVFLSHGHDDHLHPPSLLGLSPETAIYFLDEDPRTCSCAEGPELLLKSLGFHRVHAFRPGDVIELKEGVRVHIIPAAASTEGEEQCCFLVETPDVLVFDGVDVRDTPVTRDALKPFRGRVDVAFVPTGASLQWQGFWNQMDGVEALGFVRWLEPARVATCGGSLALAARPQVGVLERYPHDLADWLALAAKHLDTRTLITERPPYRLAYQEHRTQGCTPLQPASRRPPPAPEIRRPSALLATVFTGYNPHKPTRLLRWTQAGLAEWLRPFALARDVVSHSHEDLRALVKRCALSANKSPAAVFAPTTLRRLVTGGAWDLAARLTALIPPPPSEPAELEWTFFEVAEALLENAGGIAEPLRGDLRTCQWLDRELFHLLQLVHQMSAFAPLPQSKLAPLREAHDAALRVDLDRRRPMLTPHHLLLDAQQAALLTGEVQPPDVAALLCYADPVGVRRLPLTALEAFVLERCDGRSFGQLVDEVLEQLSMPRAEVHEALQSLLFRLSHSSVLLLDWSR
- a CDS encoding GH1 family beta-glucosidase, which encodes MTKTIEFPRGFLWGSATSAYQIEGSPLADGAGPSIWQRFLHTPGLTPSGDTGDVACDHYRRYASDVALMRELGMQAYRFSVAWSRILPQGKGAVNPAGLDFYDRLVDELLKNGIEPIITLFHWDLPAALDDLGGWLNPDIAHWFADYGATLFRRLDDRVKKWATLNEPWVVSDGGYLHGALAPGHKNLYEAPIASRNLMRAHGAAVQAYRATGKNQIGLVVNLEPKYPASDSPADLAATARADAYMNRQYLDPALLGTCPDSELTEVFGAAWEPWSQEALKLAHQPIDFLGINYYTRNVTRFDERSWPQRAAPVRQKQATYTETTWEVFPQGLIDTLEMVKKRYGPIPIYITENGAAFFDPPVAEGNRIRDPLRIDYLRKHLTAVHTAIQQGIDVRGYMLWSLFDNLEWSLGFSKRFGIVHVDFESLKRTPKDSARFYSRVIATHGAALSEPPDGPSR
- a CDS encoding carbohydrate ABC transporter permease, which translates into the protein MRLRSRAILVNAALLAAAAISLGPLVWMVSVSFMAPGEASNTPAPLLPRAATLENYRQLFAQTGMGRSFANSLFLATAATLLALVFNVSAGYAFAKLRFAGRERIFRLLLGALIIPGQVAMIPLFLLLKQMGLVNTYLGVLLPSVASIFGIFLVRQYALSIPDELLEAGRIDGAGELRLFWSIVLPSLSPILVTLAIFTFLGSWNDFLWPLIVLTDDDRHTLPVALASLTREHVQDSELMMAGGVITVLPVLVLFLVLQRYYIQGLLAGSIKG